Genomic segment of Candidatus Bathyarchaeum sp.:
TTCAGTTTTCTCTTCTTGGAACAAACCTAACGCCTTGGAAAGACCTGAAAAACTATCATAAACCTGCTCCAAAACCTCCAAACTAACCTGTCTTTGTTCAGCCAAAAACTTGTTAATCTCTTTTGACATCTCAAAAAGCGCAGCCAACGCTTTTGGTGTATTGAAATCTTCATCCATGGCATCAATAAAATCTGCTTTTAGTTTTGCCACATTGTCACTGAATGTTTGTTCAATTTCAGTTGGGCATCGTTTTTCTGAAGTTTTTTTGGCATCTTCTAAAGAATCTAAACTATTACTGAGACGATTCAAACTAGTTTCTGCGGCTTTCAAGCGTTCATCAGTGAAATCAATTTCACTTCGGTAATGGGTGGACATAACAAAAAGGCGAATGGCATCTGCAGAATATTTCTTCAAAGCTTCACGCACAGTAATGTAGTTGCCTAAGGATTTCGCCATCTTTTCTCCATTAATTTTGAGAAAACCAGTATGCAACCAATACTTAACAAAAGGCTTGGTTCCCGTAATCGATTCACTTTGAGCAATTTCATTCTCATGATGAGGAAAAATCAAATCACGGGCTCCACCATGAATGTCAAACTGTTTTCCTAGATACTTCAACCCCATAACTGCACACTCAATGTGCCAACCTGGAAAGCCATACCCCCATGGACTCCACCATTTCAGAGCAGTTTCAGGTTCTGCCCGTTTCCATAACGCAAAATCTCGTGAATTTTGTTTGTCAGAATGAACCTCAAATCGAGAACCTTCCAACATTTCATCAACTTTGATTTTGGAAAGTTTACCATAATCATCCAACTTAGAAACATCAAAGAACACGTTGCCGTTAACTTCGTAGGCAAATCCATTATCTATCAAAGACTGAATTGAGTCAATCATATCCAGAAGATGCCCCGTAGCCCGAGGAGAAATATCTGGGCGTTTAACGCCTAGGGCGTCTAGGTCTTTGAAGTATTCTCGCATGTAAAACTCTACTAACTGCATGGGTTCGACTTTTCTTTCGATTGCCCGCTTTGTGATTTTGTCTTCAGCTGTGTCTGTAGTAAGGTGCCCAACATCAGTTATGTTTTGAACATAAAAAACAGAATAACCCTTAAACTCCAACCAGCGGACAATAACATCAAATGCAATGTACGTTCGGGCATGACCTAAATGAGCCCAATCATAAACCGTGGGTCCACAAACATACAACCCGACTTGTTTTTTATGTATTGGGACAAATTCTTCCATTTCTCCGCTCATTGTGTTAAAAACTCGCAAAACCATACAACTTCACCTAAACTGTAACCAAACATTTCTGAAATAAACTGACGCGTAAACAATTAAACAGAAAATAGGATGCCCACGATTTAAATCTAATTAAAACCCAGTCATCACACGCCATAATTTGGCAAAATTTGGATATGCGACTCTTAAAAAGCTGTTATTTGATGACGTAATAACGCCTAAAACGCGATTAAACTGTAAAAAAAGACGTTTTTGCGAAAGATTTTGCATATAGATTTGGAGTTCATTAAACCTAAATATGTTTAACATAGCAAGTCTTATCAAAGAATACTTGAGAGTTGCAGCAAGATTGCCGAAAAAATCTCCAACCGTTATTTGTCCAAATCCTAAATGCGGAAAAGAAATTGAAGATTCAATAATGCTCAATGTGCTTTCGGTTGATCCGCCCAAACAATATGAAGCATGCCCCTACTGTTTTATTGACTTAACGAAAGAAAAAGTAAAAGAAACACCCAAAAAACCAGAACCACAAATTGAAGAAGTGAAAGAATCTGGTTCTAAAATGTTTGACAGAGTTAAATCATTGATACCTAATAGAACCAAGATCGAAGAAATTCAAGAAAAGCCAACTTTTACAAGAGAAAAACCAGAGGACAAAAAACCTGAGAAAAGCAAGAAAAAGGACGATAAATCATCAGACAAAGACAAAAAGTCAGGTTGTCCGGAACACTTTGGTTATCTGGCCAATCGCCCAAGTGACGTAGCAATTCCTCAAGCATGTTTGACCTGCCCAAAAATGGTTGACTGTATGTTAAGTCCAAAAGATTGAGCTATTAACCTTAACTTAACATTATTTTGCATCATTTTTAGATGCATTCAAACCTAGATGTGTTTACACAAAACGGTTTAAGAAAAATTAATAGGTTCTCTTGAAGCATTTCATGTAAGTTGGAGAACCTAATTGTTTGAGGCGCCACTTATTCCTTCAAAAGCTAATGTAAGTAAATCAGGTGCAATCCGTTTGGGTAAACATGTTGCATGTGACGCCTACGATGAGACAAGACCCATCAGAGTCGTTACTCACGCTCACTCTGATCACATGGTTGGAGTTGGAAAGAGCCTAAAAAATTGTGAAGTAACCTTAATGACTCCTGCGACTAAAGACCTAATCGACGCCCTTAAAGGTCCTCACTGGTTAGCTCGGGGCCCGGTGAAAACCCTTGATTTTGGTGAAAAATTTACATATGAAGATGAAACCTTGACCTTTCATTATGCTGATCACATTTTGGGAACTGCACAAACTCTTGTTGAAGATAAAGACCAAACTCGAATGCTGTATACGAGCGATTTTCGATACTCCCGAACTCCATTGGTGGAAACAGACATACTAGTTATGGAAGCAACCTACGGCGACCCCGTTCGGGTTAGACCTTTTAATATGATGGTTGAAGGCATGCTGGTTTCCATGGTGGAACAAGGTTTGAAAAAAGGGCCAGTATACGTTTTTGGTTATCATGGCAAGCTTCAAAAAATGATGCAAATACTGTACGAAGCAAAAATTAAAACACCTTTTATTGTTCCCGAAAAAATTTTCAAAGTATCAAAGATATGTGAACGCCACGGAATGAAACTAGGCAAACAACTTCTTGATTTCGACTCTGGAAAAGCTCAGTCGATTTTATCTAAAAATGAATCTTCTGTTGTTTTTTATCATTCTTATTCCAGAAAAAAAGTTGAAAATGAGGCATTACAAATCCATGCTAGCGGTTGGGAGTTCAAAAAACCTTGCCGAAGAGTGGGAACCAACAAATTCGTGGTTGCGTTAAGTGACCACTCAGACTTTAATGAGTTGCTAGAGTATGTAGAACGCTGCAACCCAAAATTGGTAATAACCGACAAGCACCGCTCAGAAGCTGCAAACATTTTTGCAAAAGAAATTCAAAAAAGGCTAAAAATTCCTGCCCGAGCAGCTCCAAATTAATGTTAATGGCATTTAGTTTGTAACCCAAATTCTTATTATCGTAACTGGTACCACTGGTTTGTAAGTGATTTGAATGACAGACCCAGTGATTAAAGCGGAATCCTTCAAAGAAGTAATTATCATGGAACAAACCCACTTTAAAACAGTTGATGATCTGGCAAGATTCACAAACATTACCGTGGGTGGAAAACCAGCAGGATTGTATTGGGCAAATGGAGTGATCTTTGTTTATTATCCTTTACCAATATCAACTGAAGTTGTAGCCAAAGCTTTAATTGAAGAAAAAAAGGTTTACTGGGCCTTTGTAAGTTATGCCCTTATGCCCCAATACAAACCAATAATCGAAACAAAAGAAAGGATAATGGTGCCAGTCCTCGACATGTCCACCAATAACTTGTTCGTAAAAGTTGCTCAATGGCTTAAAGAACAAGTTTAACTTTTTTTATCCATTTTTCTTTGAGTTTTTAGCTATTTTTTCGTTTTAGGAAATTTTCAACGTATTTGTCGTAGCATCCAGTCTTTTTGAGATATCTTCCATACCTTGAAAGGGCAGCCATTGCACGAGCCGCATCCTCAGGAGACAAATAAGCTGGGATTCCAAACTTATCAAACTTGGAGCGAATATGAAGTGCCATTTCAGTTTCTCCAACGTCGCAAGCAACAACTGATTTTTGATATTTTTTGGACAGTTCATAAACACGGTCAACAAAGTCATCTTGAAGCGCAGGCAGATGATGCAACCCTAAAACAATTATTCCATCGATTTCGGGGTCTTCAAAGAGAATCTTGATTCCCTCTTCAAACATTTCAGAAGTTACTGAACCCGTCAAGTCAACAGGGTTATAGTTAGTTGCGAAGCGAGGAATCTTTCCTTCGGCCTTGAGTTTTTCAAACTTCGCTACTGTTTCATCAGAAAATCTGTTAACACTAAGACCTTGGGCGATACACTCATCAACACCCATAATTCCTGGACC
This window contains:
- the cysS gene encoding cysteine--tRNA ligase, with the protein product MVLRVFNTMSGEMEEFVPIHKKQVGLYVCGPTVYDWAHLGHARTYIAFDVIVRWLEFKGYSVFYVQNITDVGHLTTDTAEDKITKRAIERKVEPMQLVEFYMREYFKDLDALGVKRPDISPRATGHLLDMIDSIQSLIDNGFAYEVNGNVFFDVSKLDDYGKLSKIKVDEMLEGSRFEVHSDKQNSRDFALWKRAEPETALKWWSPWGYGFPGWHIECAVMGLKYLGKQFDIHGGARDLIFPHHENEIAQSESITGTKPFVKYWLHTGFLKINGEKMAKSLGNYITVREALKKYSADAIRLFVMSTHYRSEIDFTDERLKAAETSLNRLSNSLDSLEDAKKTSEKRCPTEIEQTFSDNVAKLKADFIDAMDEDFNTPKALAALFEMSKEINKFLAEQRQVSLEVLEQVYDSFSGLSKALGLFQEEKTEVVGGQVTDDLVQLLFDLREQLRKKGEYDLSDEIRARMKKAGLVIEDTAEGPKWKLA
- a CDS encoding MBL fold metallo-hydrolase — its product is MFEAPLIPSKANVSKSGAIRLGKHVACDAYDETRPIRVVTHAHSDHMVGVGKSLKNCEVTLMTPATKDLIDALKGPHWLARGPVKTLDFGEKFTYEDETLTFHYADHILGTAQTLVEDKDQTRMLYTSDFRYSRTPLVETDILVMEATYGDPVRVRPFNMMVEGMLVSMVEQGLKKGPVYVFGYHGKLQKMMQILYEAKIKTPFIVPEKIFKVSKICERHGMKLGKQLLDFDSGKAQSILSKNESSVVFYHSYSRKKVENEALQIHASGWEFKKPCRRVGTNKFVVALSDHSDFNELLEYVERCNPKLVITDKHRSEAANIFAKEIQKRLKIPARAAPN